In the genome of Xanthocytophaga agilis, one region contains:
- a CDS encoding L,D-transpeptidase family protein, translating into MDKRNRSIFLVVLATVSLFYFYCKYDLKRSDILYSSWKLVQNPFQSDSIQIGNELVSQYIQQLLDTAHTYSLDAHSLDSLPVQTRNLQAVLADFYQKRGWQPIWSSNLLQNTAADSVIVRLYHPEAFGLLSHFYRVSVLEDLYRSSQNTTQKTRQAHLLAQWDIHFTESLLLFTADLANGRINSTSLLPVIHTRWICEEGMQRLEQVIEDLQWEQYFQTCQPSMPLYKVLQHATARFVQMHQMDTASFSFRTLGRDSLQLLLTVKQALTHSGWQVNFPDTLPIKQQYELIRPTLQLFQQSHGLELTGKPDKTTLAVLGRNNWQNFLQLCINLERLRWDNLQDSSYLLINIPEYELRLYQADSILLSRRLIVGKPDSPTPILSSAITYFVIAPEWNVPRSIVLKEMLPRIQNNRSFLSDNHLMMLDQKSNVIDPYTLDWNKITPQNFPYTIRQQSGCDNALGNIIFHFPNKYSFYLHDTPARKLFDKVYRALSHSCMRMEDPAELATYLLKREHSKQMVTRQLIEQCQLKRERRQYILKSPFPIHIRYYTCGVKKNSLCYYPDIYQKDKALLSLWNQPETSHPVKPMHLVEASNVEASNKADIYKH; encoded by the coding sequence TAGTAGTACTAGCAACAGTTTCGCTTTTCTACTTTTATTGCAAATATGATCTGAAACGGTCTGATATTTTATATTCTTCATGGAAGCTCGTTCAAAATCCTTTTCAATCGGATAGCATACAAATTGGCAATGAACTGGTTAGCCAATATATTCAGCAGCTTTTGGACACTGCTCATACTTATTCTCTAGACGCTCATTCTCTAGATTCATTGCCTGTTCAAACCAGAAATTTGCAAGCTGTTTTAGCTGATTTTTATCAAAAACGTGGCTGGCAGCCCATCTGGAGCAGTAATCTTTTGCAAAACACAGCTGCAGACAGTGTTATTGTCCGTCTGTATCATCCAGAAGCTTTTGGGTTGCTTTCTCATTTTTATCGAGTATCTGTTCTAGAAGATCTCTATCGCTCTTCACAAAATACCACACAGAAAACACGGCAGGCACATCTATTGGCCCAATGGGATATTCATTTCACAGAAAGTCTTTTGCTATTTACAGCTGATTTAGCCAATGGGAGAATTAACTCTACTTCTTTACTACCTGTTATACATACCCGATGGATCTGTGAAGAAGGAATGCAGAGACTTGAGCAGGTCATAGAGGACTTACAATGGGAGCAGTATTTTCAAACTTGTCAACCGAGCATGCCTTTGTATAAAGTTCTGCAACATGCAACAGCCCGATTTGTGCAAATGCATCAGATGGATACAGCCTCTTTCTCGTTTAGAACTCTCGGACGCGATTCACTACAACTCCTTCTGACTGTGAAGCAGGCACTTACCCATAGTGGCTGGCAGGTGAACTTTCCAGATACATTACCGATAAAACAACAATACGAACTGATTAGACCTACCCTCCAGCTTTTTCAGCAAAGTCATGGACTGGAGCTGACGGGTAAACCAGATAAAACAACGCTTGCAGTGTTGGGCCGCAACAATTGGCAAAACTTTTTGCAGCTATGTATCAACCTTGAGCGCCTGCGCTGGGATAATCTGCAAGACAGTTCCTATCTTCTGATAAATATTCCCGAATATGAACTGCGTTTGTATCAGGCAGATTCGATTCTGCTGAGTCGTAGATTAATAGTAGGAAAGCCCGATTCTCCCACTCCCATACTAAGTAGTGCTATCACCTATTTTGTCATAGCGCCCGAATGGAATGTTCCCCGCAGTATTGTTCTCAAAGAGATGCTTCCCCGGATTCAGAACAATAGAAGTTTTCTCTCTGACAATCATTTGATGATGCTCGATCAGAAGAGTAATGTGATAGATCCCTACACTCTAGACTGGAATAAGATTACTCCACAAAACTTTCCATATACCATCCGGCAACAGTCAGGTTGTGATAATGCCCTAGGAAATATTATCTTTCATTTTCCCAATAAGTATAGTTTTTATCTTCACGATACTCCTGCCAGGAAACTGTTTGACAAAGTCTATCGGGCACTTAGCCATAGTTGCATGCGTATGGAAGATCCGGCAGAACTTGCCACCTACCTACTCAAACGTGAACATAGCAAGCAAATGGTTACCCGTCAGTTGATTGAACAATGCCAACTAAAACGGGAGCGCAGACAGTATATATTGAAAAGTCCTTTTCCTATTCACATCCGCTATTATACCTGTGGAGTGAAAAAAAATAGTTTGTGTTATTATCCGGATATTTATCAAAAAGACAAGGCACTACTTAGTCTCTGGAATCAGCCAGAAACGTCACATCCAGTAAAGCCAATGCATCTGGTAGAAGCATCAAATGTAGAAGCATCAAATAAAGCAGATATCTACAAGCATTGA